The following proteins are encoded in a genomic region of Pectinophora gossypiella chromosome 6, ilPecGoss1.1, whole genome shotgun sequence:
- the LOC126367661 gene encoding uncharacterized protein LOC126367661 gives MQLVGLFCVLVVVVRAAPLTPGESPAEAMVAVPHQFYREKRSSYAPYYAPAPCGAAPAYIAPVHHAAYAPHYGYAAPSLPHYRNVEDQEMMSFSDMDAMPQQMLADHMMAEHVPLARYAYGAPALPVSSPHYEAAAIAGLGAGAGAASGPAIGVFPNANVGGCSVPLLLSCSPSIRSGHIVKTQQPYGEAYRGVDEPATAEHPEAAPRDHMAATNDATHQMHQ, from the coding sequence ATGCAGTTGGTGGGATTATTTTGTGTGTTAGTGGTGGTGGTGAGGGCAGCGCCTCTGACTCCTGGGGAGTCGCCTGCTGAGGCCATGGTGGCGGTGCCACACCAGTTCTATAGAGAAAAGCGATCTAGCTACGCACCTTACTACGCGCCGGCGCCGTGCGGTGCCGCGCCTGCGTACATCGCGCCCGTCCACCACGCAGCGTACGCGCCGCACTACGGCTACGCTGCGCCTTCGCTGCCGCACTACAGGAATGTGGAAGACCAGGAGATGATGAGCTTTTCCGACATGGACGCAATGCCGCAGCAAATGTTGGCAGATCACATGATGGCGGAGCATGTCCCGTTGGCGCGGTACGCTTACGGCGCGCCTGCGTTGCCAGTATCGTCGCCGCATTACGAGGCGGCGGCTATCGCTGGgctcggcgcgggcgcaggcgcagCGTCTGGACCTGCTATTGGAGTGTTCCCGAACGCTAACGTCGGCGGTTGCAGCGTGCCCCTGCTCCTTAGCTGTTCACCATCCATCAGATCCGGACATATAGTGAAGACGCAGCAGCCCTATGGTGAAGCATACCGTGGGGTGGATGAGCCCGCGACGGCGGAGCACCCGGAGGCTGCGCCTCGTGACCACATGGCGGCTACCAACGACGCCACGCACCAAATGCACCAGTAG